A genome region from Triticum aestivum cultivar Chinese Spring chromosome 2B, IWGSC CS RefSeq v2.1, whole genome shotgun sequence includes the following:
- the LOC123040641 gene encoding protein FAR1-RELATED SEQUENCE 5-like, which translates to MSRFDGKATSCRYVCAKEGFRAHDKRDHITKNPRAQTRTNCEVRMTLSLDRVAGNYEVVDAMLVHNHDLYLPQTFHLMLSQRKISEVQAFEIAIADDSGIRPKASHELASRRVGGPMNLTYTPRDLKNLQGRRQRELAYRQAGSMLKYFQDKIAENPSYQYALQLDCEENISNIFWADAKMVIDYAHFGDVVTFDTTFGTNKEYRPFGVFVGLNQFRETVIFGAALMFDETFASFQWPFKAFLAAHNGKQPRAIFTDQDTAMGNAVEEVFTEAWHGLCTFHIMQNAVKHLCNSKADDSHSPKDKNEADEEEEEEEPHILSDFSACMYNIEDTTTFEEAFDIMRNKVDEKKMSWLDSIYKFKEKWAECYMRDVFTLGMRSTQLSESFNSDLKRHLKSDFEIIRFLKHFERAVQGKRNKELDAEFEARKKLPRISMKTPMLLQASKLYTPTIFEAFQAEYERSMAACTRALDGNNTYSVAIVRADGDLSSELERIVVGDSLDGDFE; encoded by the coding sequence ATGAGTAGATTTGACGGGAAAGCAACATCATGTAGATATGTGTGTGCCAAGGAGGGTTTTCGAGCACACGACAAGAGAGATCATATCACAAAGAATCCTCGAGCTCAAACAAGAACAAATTGTGAAGTTCGGATGACACTTTCATTGGATCGAGTGGCAGGGAATTATGAAGTGGTTGATGCAATGCTTGTACACAATCATGATCTTTACTTGCCACAAACATTCCATTTGATGTTATCACAAAGGAAGATTTCAGAAGTTCAAGCTTTTGAAATTGCGATAGCCGATGATTCTGGAATTAGGCCAAAAGCTTCACATGAGCTAGCTAGTCGCCGAGTTGGAGGACCAATGAATCTCACCTACACTCCTCGTGATCTAAAAAACTTGCAGGGTAGGCGCCAGAGAGAGTTGGCATATAGACAGGCAGGAAGCATGTTGAAGTATTTTCAAGACAAGATCGCCGAGAATCCTTCTTACCAATATGCTTTGCAATTGGATTGTGAGGAGAATATAAGCAATATATTCTGGGCTGATGCTAAGATGGTCATTGATTATGCACACTTTGGCGATGTTGTCACATTTGATACTACATTTGGCACAAACAAGGAATATAGGCCTTTTGGGGTTTTTGTTGGACTGAATCAGTTCAGGGAGACCGTTATTTTTGGTGCTGCTCTTATGtttgatgaaacatttgcctcTTTCCAATGGCCATTTAAGGCTTTTCTAGCTGCACACAATGGAAAACAACCTAGAGCTATATTTACTGACCAAGACACTGCAATGGGAAATGCCGTCGAGGAGGTATTCACAGAAGCATGGCATGGATTATGTACCTTTCACATAATGCAAAATGCTGTGAAGCACTTATGCAATAGCAAAGCTGATGACTCACATTCTCCAAAAGATAAAAATGAggcagatgaagaagaagaagaagaagaaccacaCATTCTCTCAGATTTTAGTGCTTGCATGTATAACATTGAGGACACGACGACCTTTGAAGAAGCATTTGACATCATGAGGAATAAGGTGGACGAAAAGAAGATGTCATGGCTGGATAGCATCTATAAGTTCAAGGAAAAATGGGCTGAATGTTACATGAGAGATGTCTTCACATTGGGTATGAGAAGCACACAATTAAGTGAGAGTTTCAACAGTGACTTGAAAAGACATTTAAAATCAGATTTTGAAATCATTCGGTTCTTGAAGCATTTCGAAAGGGCGGTGCAAGGAAAAAGAAACAAGGAACTAGATGCAGAATTTGAAGCTAGGAAAAAGTTACCTAGAATAAGCATGAAGACACCCATGCTATTGCAAGCAAGCAAACTTTACACACCCACAATATTTGAAGCATTTCAAGCTGAATATGAAAGATCCATGGCTGCATGCACTAGAGCATTGGATGGAAATAACACATATTCTGTTGCAATTGTGAGGGCTGATGGTGATTTAAGTTCTGAACTAGAGCGCATTGTTGTTGGTGATTCTTTGGATGGTGATTTTGAGTGA
- the LOC123043707 gene encoding peroxidase 2 has product MASSCLSVVLLLCLAAAVSAQLSPTFYDSSCPGALSTIKNAVDAAVGSNPRMGASLLRLHFHDCFVQGCDASVLLSGNEQNAGGNAGSLLGLDLIQKIKDLVEAACDNNKRTVFVSCADILAVAARDSVVALGGPSWTVQLGRRDSTTASVTLANNDLPPPSLDVAGLNTRFAAKGFSSIDMVALSGAHTVGRAQCKNFRNRLYNEANIDPDYAAKLKANCPQPTGSGDSNLAQLDDTPTPVNADSFDNGYFVNLQLNKGLLHSDQVLYTAGAGGATENIVDSFAANPETFRNAFASAMVKMGNLSPLTGSQGMVRRTCSSTKAN; this is encoded by the exons ATGGCGTCTTCATGTCTATCAGTCGTGTTACTCCTGTGCCTGGCCGCGGCAGTGTCGGCGCAGCTGTCGCCGACGTTCTACGATTCGTCGTGCCCCGGGGCGCTTTCCACCATCAAGAACGCCGTGGATGCCGCCGTGGGCAGCAACCCCCGCATGGGCGCGTCTCTGCTTAGGCTGCACTTCCACGACTGCTTTGTCCAA GGCTGTGACGCGTCCGTTCTGCTGTCTGGCAACGAGCAGAACGCAGGCGGGAACGCGGGATCGCTGCTTGGCTTGGACCTCATCCAGAaaatcaaggacttggtggaagcCGCGTGCGACAACAACAAGCGCACCGTcttcgtctcctgcgccgacatcctcgccgtcgccgcccgcgacTCCGTCGTCGCG TTGGGAGGGCCGTCGTGGACTGTTCAGCTGGGGAGGAGGGACTCCACCACGGCTAGCGTGACACTGGCCAACAATGACCTGCCTCCGCCGTCCTTGGACGTCGCCGGCCTCAACACCAGATTCGCCGCCAAGGGGTTCAGCTCGATCGATATGGTCGCCCTCTCTGGTGCGCACACGGTTGGGCGGGCGCAGTGCAAGAACTTCAGGAACAGGCTCTACAACGAGGCCAACATTGATCCGGACTACGCCGCGAAGCTCAAGGCCAACTGCCCCCAGCCAACTGGCTCCGGCGACAGCAACCTGGCACAGCTGGACGACACGCCGACACCCGTGAACGCGGACTCGTTCGACAACGGCTACTTCGTCAACCTCCAGCTCAACAAGGGGCTCCTGCACTCCGACCAGGTGCTCTACACCGCTGGCGCCGGTGGTGCCACCGAGAACATCGTCGACAGCTTCGCGGCTAACCCAGAGACGTTCAGGAACGCCTTCGCCTCGGCCATGGTGAAGATGGGGAACCTCAGCCCGTTGACTGGCTCCCAGGGAATGGTCAGGCGCACCTGCTCCAGCACCAAGGCGAACTAA